DNA sequence from the Anser cygnoides isolate HZ-2024a breed goose chromosome 7, Taihu_goose_T2T_genome, whole genome shotgun sequence genome:
accTATTCAGACCTAACTTTGTGCAAGCTAGAAGAAAAAACTTTGTACTAAGCTGAACTTTGTATTTTGCAGTAAGGCACTTACTGTACATTTCTAGGTTTTGACCATGCCATATTCTGAGTCTCCTTCAAGCCAAGTCGCAAACCGTTCAGTGCACCAAACGCTGCCCCTAGTtgccagaagaaacaaaaagaacagcatTAGAAGCAGGCAGAGAATATTCAAAGTGTAAAGTTAAATAATTGTTTATATAAGACTATGCATAAAGATTGCAGAAAGAGACACTTAAGATCTCTAGTTACTGCTGTAATCAGTGTCATCTGGACGGCTGGGAAAAGTAAAAACATGACCACTTACCTGTCATGCAACATCCTCCAATGGTAAAAAAGGCTAGCTCAAATCTACCCCGAGTTTTGTTGGCTCCTGTAGGCAAGATAAATTCATCTGTATCCTggtgggggaaaacaaacaactttgtatttttgaagtgtacctgctttaaaatgtagcccactattttttttaaatgcatgcaATGCactaaaagaaaagcacataCAACAAGTATTTCTGGAAACCTGTTGTCTACGGTAGCATTCAAATGGAATATGcaacttatttattttagcaagaACAGAAATACTTCAAAACTATAAACTGATTTGAgtgctctttcttttccagatatCATAACTTTATAGATGGCATCAGGCAGCCAAGAAATTCATATTCTGTGGTTTTTTTACaactatttgtttatttattattagctTTAAGCAGGCAATACAAGACCCACTGTACTTTAAAGGCCCTCCTCTTCTCTGTGTAGTGCTGTTCCTCACTGAGCAGCCTATACTGATGCAGTAATGCTTTAAGATTTCCCACTGCTTTGACATTAAAGGGAAAACTGCCTTTGTACTGTAGAAAGTATTTGCCTGCACTCAGATATGTGACCTATtgtgaagaaatggaaaagaaaaagcaaagaatgcaTTCAAAACTAGTGATGATCAGGCATGAAAAATGTGAGGTTGGTAGTTTTTCACTTGTTGTCTTTCTTCCATAGGGACAAGATTGTGTTCTTATAAAACTAATTAGTCTAAAGAGATGAACTGATAAAGAAACTTGCTGCTAATTAGCATGTGGTAGAGGTATGGTCAGCCAAAGCACTTCTTTCATTATGAGACACTAACAAGATGCGCATGTGTTGATAAGGTGTTTAAgcattaaaatctttttttatgcTTCTGTGCTTTCTAGTCATGGTATTATTCATCCCCTTCTTAATTGGTGCATCACCACAACAACTGCAGGCTCAAGTAATTTCATTCTAACTAGTTTTCTTAGTCCGTACTTGGCACTAAGGGTGGATTGTAATACAGATGAACATGCAGCTTCTAAAATTGTGAATATAGTATTAATAAACTGAACCTGTAATATATTTAGCTATATATTTGGAGAAATGCAGTGTATACACTAGTTAGCAATTTGTCTACAGTTTTTACTATTCTCCAGAAAGTGGAGACTGAGCGATCACTGTATGTAATGTTTGTTTCTGCAGAGATTACAACCTAGGAAACCCATCCTCTAGTTCTGTCGCAGACTGTTGTGCCCATTTACAGAGGATGCCTGATGAAGTAAacaaaagcactgcagaaaataCATTGGTTTGCACCTGCATTAATGAATTAACAAAGAAAGTGGGTTTTAAGGTCACGAGTACCACCACTGTAGCATTCATTATGGCCAGCATTCCTGGCCTTTAAGGGCAGgatcaaaatttaaaattgtCAACAAAAACATTGGCTTTCCCTGGGAGAACTGTTCACTCAGTGTTTTGAAAGTATATTGATGCTCTTTAAATACAAGAGCTAAATAAGATGACTTTGGAGGGTATTTTGGGAAGAAGTCTAAATctcttggtatttttttcttgactacTCAACAACAGCAAGCAAGATAATTGTGCCAGTGAATCCTTTTCAAGCAGAAGCACTTCCCTTGTTGCCTACCATTATAGGAATGTTATGTTGTAATTTTGACTAGAACAGCTTTTagtgaaagaaatagaaaaacagcCCCCACTACCCCATTCAGAGCTTTCCACTTACAAAAGCTGCGGTAACCCAGTGTACCATGAAACAAAAGGCACGGATTAGCAGGTACTATGCAACTGTTGACCTTCAGTGCTACTTCTGCAAAATTTCATGTTCACAGAGAATATAAGCCATATATAAATAAAGTCATTGACATGCATCCTTATTGGATTAACTTGAACATTTTCAGCCTTTGGTAAATATtgttgaaaaaggaaaacaatttttaaatactttttttcttatagtAGATTGTACGCCATCATGTTAATTAATATGAAGCTGTTAGTGCAATAGCCATGTTATTCTGTAGAATAAAACCCAAAGTTTTACTTCGTAATGGCTTCATTCCAGCTGAGAAGTGACATAGGAAAAGCAGTGTAAGATTTACGGCTGCTGTGATGACAGCACATATCTTTACAGAGCCTGTATCAGGTTTTGGCTGAACATCTCTGTAAACTGATTCAGCTCGCCACAGTACAGGATGCCAACCCATGTGCACTGGAGAGCTCCTGGCTGCTGTTGCGGGTTGGATGGGCTCAGGGGAGGGTGCGCAAACGCCTTGACTTGTGCAAGGAGTGCTGGGCCTGTATGCCTGGAGGGGCAGAGAAGGGGAAGCAAGGCCTCTTCTGTTCAATAGCAGCACGCTGACACAGCTGTCTTACCTATATTaaatttggttttcttctaGATGCTACGGCACTGTAAGCTTTTAGTaggaacaatgaaaaaaaaatcattctttcaaAGGCTGAAGACGGGCATGCATCACAGAGCACTGCGGGCATTTTGAGGTCTTCGCACGCGACCGCCTCGCCTCGCCACAACCACGCGCTGTGCTCACCTGCACGAGATACCTGGGGTCCAAGTTTAagtacggggacagggggcTCATTCCcgtcactggaaaaaaaaaaaaaaagagaaatacttgGTCACCGCGGCCTGCCATCACTTCCCACCCGCCCCGTTAGCCGACAAGGGCTGCCCtgccggcggggggcggcgggtgCGGGCTGCCTGAggccgggcaccgggcaccgagcggggccgggagccccgCACGCGCCGCGCGGGCTCTGCCTGAGGGAGCGGGCGGCGCCATCTTGAGCCCGGCACCCCCTCGCCCCCCACCCGGCCGTGCCTCAGGGGGGCAGGCGGCCGCCCGGCTACTCACGGGGCACCCCGGCCAGGTCGGCGTGCGAGTACCCGGCCCCGCCGGCACCGAAGAGGCCGCCGAGGCCGCTGCCCTTGGAGttgccgccgctgccgccctcCATGGCGCCGCCGGGCCCGCGGCCGCCGCTGCCGTAAAGCCGCCCCGCTTTGCGGCCGCCGCCGGCGGGGAGGAGCGCGGTCGCCATGGTGACGGCGCCATTTTGCTGCGGGCCGCGGCGGCGCCCCCTGCTCCTTGAGGCcagcggccgggcggcggcggggcgagcCCGGAGGATGCGGAGGGGCAGAGCGGCCGCCCCGTCGTCTCGCCCTCCCCGGGGGGCGGCAGCCGCCTGGCCCCGGCGGCCGCTGGCGGGCCGGAGGCGGCCCCGCCGAGGATGAGCGCGGGCTGCgagcgggacccccccgggaaGAGAGCgcggctcggccccggccccggcccccgccagGAGGGGCCCGGGGGCAGCAGCTCCGCCGGCGGCAGCCCCGCCACCGCCGTGGGGAACAGAGGTGTGTGCCCCGGGGGGCCCGGCCTGCCCGGCAGCGAGCTCTGGGGGCGCCTGGgagcggggggctgcggctTGGGGGTGCCGGGGGAGCGGCGGGCTGCGGTGCCTCCCGGTGGGGCGCTGGGGGTCCTGACGGGACGGAcccgtctggggggggggggctgctgggctccgGCTGCCTTCCTCAGCTGCACGCCGCGCTGCCGGAGCGTGGCTCGGAGGGAAGGACTCCTGTCAGGAGCGGGAAGGAACGcaggcaaggaaaagaaattaagctTGCAGCGTACCTGAGTTGGGTTAAAGCCCGGTAGCAAGTACCTGGGAGGCTGCTCTGAGCGCATGGGAGGTTGGGGCTATACTCGTGCACTCTTACGGAGCGGTAAATGAGAATCGTCTTTCAAAAATCCAGTTGTTTTCCTCTGGTGGTTTCTGAGGAATGCTTTGTTAGTCTTGTGGGAATCAACTGGGGAACCTCAGATAGAAATTCAgatattgctttaaaaaaatgaaagattaagTCCTGATTGTTTGCACTGTGGGTAAGCGTTTGTTGTCTTTTCATTGCCTCCTACATTTTTGCTCTCTGTAGGGCTTAACGGCTCTGAACTTTTACACCCAACAAGCCAAAgccattttgttctgttctgctgctgctatcATTTCTGTCTACTGCGCTAAGTAATAAGCTTGCCTTTCTCCACACAAGTTTGTACCTCAAAAGTCAGTCAGCTGCCTTTGGAGAGTTTTTATTCATACCCTGTTTCAACATGGCTCTTCTGTTTTATCTggcttccttctttcctctctgtggCACAGGTATGCTTGTGCCTTTGATCTGAATTTGACCAGTGACCTTGTCTCACATGGTGACAGTTTTTGCACCATTGTTTGTTTCGGAACAGCTTAAAATTACTTAGATAATTTTTGGAGATTTCGTCTTTGTGCTAGAAATTCTATACTTTTGATAAAGATATTTGATAACCAGCTGTGGAAAAGCTTTCAAGGTCTTGACTGTTAGGGAAAGTGTCTGTAAAGCGAGGTCCTGAAGTTGCCTATGGCCTAAGTTACCTATGTTACACAACTTCTAGCAGTAAAAGGGTGCCTTTCCTTAGGGACCATTAATCAGTATAGCTAAATCTGTTGTACTGGTTTTTAGGTTCTGCAAATCTACTGTTGCAACAGGGGAACTAGTTTTACTTGCCTGCTTGACGGCAGTGAGGAAACACCTTGTAAGTCAGAAATTGCAGGCAGATAACTTCACCTggcaaatggaaagaaagggaactGAAGCCAGTTGCCAAATGTTCAGAACTGggtttaaacaacaacaacaaaacaaaaagaaaccctgCTTATACTAATGAAAATTACTTTCCAGTTGTGAAATAACTGCTttgagtttttttcttccacccaACCCTCCAGAGTCTCTGCATAATTATTTTATGGGATGTTCTATTGAAAGCTTGTCTGAACTGTAGCCTCATGGAGGTGAGACAGGTCAAGTAAGTGAACGTGATCGATGTGGTTGGTAGTGAACGTGACAGAAACATCCCTcatgttttgttgctgtttagGGGAGTAAACATCAATAGGCTTTACCAACGGTTTATGgttggaggggaaaaataagtcCTTTTTTCAGCAGTGGTCATTTGTAATATGCACAGTCTTTATATTAAGTCTCTCTCAGGATGCTGCATATAAATAAAGTTCTCAGCTGTATCTTTTAGGATGTGTACTCAAtagattttgctgttgttgaaGTTTTGTACTGTCACTTCTTCATTCTGAAATCCCACATAAGTCTTTCAGGGCTTATTGTATTGGTGGCAATAATTAATGGTGATAATAACAGCTGTAAAATTCAGGTTGCCATTTCTTTAAATCTAGAGATTCACGGTGCAGTTTTAACCTTATTTAAAAAGTGTGTTGGAGGggaataaaaagaacaagccTGGAGTTTTTAAAGCTGTACCTGCTCACGATGTTACAGATGAAATACTGCATCGCATGTAGTTTTAGTAGTATTGGTGTCTGAATACTCCCTATGCTAGCAATAATAGACCTAATGGAGATGTTTTTATCTTCATCCAATACGAGTTATCTTATTCATATGTAATTGTGTTgcaattttatcatttttcatgTAATAATGTAGTGGATTGTGGTTTTTCAGCTTGTAAACAACGGACAATTACCACTTGGCTGGAGAATAAAGGACCCAAGACGACTGAGTCTAAAAGGTAAAATGCACAACATACTTGTTCAAGAGCGGTGTTCTTTGAGTGGGTCTGTGGAGAGCTGAGTGCAGGTTGCCAGTACAGCTGACTACTGAAAAAAGCAATCCCATTTCTGCTGTGTTCCTTGCCATGCCTCCTGTCCTAATTATAACTGCCCAACAGTTTCACTACAAAAAGCTAATTAGACTCTACCGAAACAAACTGTTTTGCTGACTTAGCTTTCTGAACCACCTCACTGTTTTGGTTGCTCTCACAAAGAAATAGGTGAGAATGtgcagcaggggaaggcagagcGGGACTGCTGCTTTCAGTGGCAGCTGCCATTAGATCAAGTTAGCTCGAGTTACCAGGCTACGTCCTTAGGCAACAGCTCTGCTTTAACATAACTTAGTAATAGTTGGGGATTTGGGCTGTATTCATCTCTCGGTTCTGTTGTTAATTTACAGACAAAAGTCAGTTTTGGTTCATCTGGTTAGACTGTGTAACACCATGtaacttaatatatttttttaccaGAAATTACAGGGTGTTCAGATGTGCATTCAACTGAAAGATACTATATAAGTGATACTGTTGAATGGTACCAGCTAAAGTTTTGAGGATATTTTCCCATTAATGGAGTCTGTCAGGAGCAATGTTTGCAATATAACATTAAAATGAGATACCTAAGAATGTAACTATCTAATCCAGACAAATATCAGATATCACTTTTCCAtcattaaaattataaatatgcaagttta
Encoded proteins:
- the LOC106032068 gene encoding mitochondrial import inner membrane translocase subunit Tim23 yields the protein MEGGSGGNSKGSGLGGLFGAGGAGYSHADLAGVPLTGMSPLSPYLNLDPRYLVQDTDEFILPTGANKTRGRFELAFFTIGGCCMTGAAFGALNGLRLGLKETQNMAWSKPRNVQILNMVTRQGALWANTLGSLALLYSAFGVVIEKTRGAEDDLNTIAAGTLTGMLYKSTGGVRGIARGGIAGLTLTGLYALYNNWEHMKGSIARQSL